GAATTACCTGCGTAATCAGGAGATTTAGCACCATCAAAAGTAATATTATCTAAAGATAAGCTTCCGCCGTTTTGAATCTCAAAAGCCATCATTCTTTCGAACAAAATGGTTGCTTTTTTTGCTTCTTTTGTTTTAAAAGTAAGCGGATGATTTATTTTTACAGCTTTTGTTAGTAAGTATATACCACCTTCTTCTAATTCAATGATATCACCTGCTTCCGATTTTTTTACGATATCAAACAAAGTATTGATTCCAGCTTTTACTTTTATCGTTTTACCTGAATTTAATGCTACACTATTGTCTGCTTTGGAATACCAAGTTGTACCTGTATTCTCTTTAGTTGCAATCTTTGGACTAATGGTGACCTTATTCTTTATTTTTTTGGAAGTAGGAATCAAAAACCCTTGCTCATTTTTTACCAATTTAATATCCGCATTTTTAAAGCCTTTCTGAATACTGGTTTCAGAGTTTTTTCCTAAAATATTATTCTTAAAGATAATCCCGCTAATATCATCATCAATAGTAAAGATGTCTTTCTTAGTTTCATTGTAAATAATATTCTCCGAAAATTCAGATGTTCTTGGTGCCTGACTTCGTTCTTCATCACTACCAGCACCAAAAAGAATATTATCGCAATTTACAAAAGTGTTGTTGTTCACCTTAGAATTAATTACGGGTACATAGCGGTTTGGCGGAGAATCTGGCACTCCGTTCATCATGACAAATGCACCCCTAAAACGGTAACCGGTTAAACCAATATGATAATTATTAGTAACCGTTTGTGTTTCATTAATTACTCGAACACCTCCTGTACTTGGTTTTCCATTGCCTATAAATACGTTTCCGTCTACCAAGGTTTCATTTCCGTGTCGCATGGTTAATGTTCCTGTACACTCAAAAAATGTGTTGTACTTAAAGGTATTCTGACAAGATTTATTTGATATGATTTCGTGCTCTCCATTCGTTCTATCAAAGTAGTTGGATTCCACTAAAGTGTTGGAATTTTCTAATGCATGGTGACTGGTTCCTATTCTTAACGTTTCACCTCCGTTGTTCCCGTAAGTAGGACGAGGTCCAAAATAGTTGTGGTCTATTTTATGATTGTTCTCTCTACTATCTTCAGTATCCAGACCTACAATCATAGTAACACCTAGGTTCTTTTTACCTACAATATGGTTGTGGTCTATTCTGTTATTTTTGCCATAAATCGTAACCCAATAATCCTGTACTTGACGTTCTGGGTTATTAAAATTATCAATAACACATTCTGTTAATCTAGAATTATTTGCCATTTCTTCTCTACTCTTCCTAAAAGAAATCACGGCATTAGTTGGCGTGTATCCATTTTTAAAAACGAGACCTCTAACAATTAGATGATTTCCTGCAATTCTTAGATTAGAAGCTCCTTCTAGGGTAACCTTTCCTTTTTCTTCAACGGTAAGTGTTATTGGTTTTTCAGCAGTACCATTAGCTTCAAATAAAAGCTCTGCATCCGTCCATACGCCATTAGCAAGAACAATACTTTCTCCAGGTTGTACATTTTGAAGTGCTTCTTCAAATTCTTCTACACTTTTTACTGTTTCTATTTGTTGGGCAGTAGCCAAAGAGCAGGTAACTGTAATTATAATTAACGATAAAATTTCACTTAAGTGTTTCATATGTAATAATTGGTTTACCAAACTGGTTTACCAAAAATACGCATATTTGTTAAGCACACAAATTTTTAACATAAAATCGGTCAATATTATTCATATTGACCGATTACTTATTGTTGAAACTGATAATTTAACAATTCTAACTACGGTAATTCTGCTATTGCAGTAAATCCATATATCCTAAGAACTATTCAAAAGAGAATTGTATGTGTGCACGATTCACAATAAACCATTAATATTGAGACTGATTTAATACATAAGTTTAAGCGGAAGATTCTCCTCTACAATCAGCTCACCTGAGTTTTTGATCTCGTTATTTGAATGTGTGTTGTTTTTTGCTCCCCAAAGACGGGCAACAAATTTTACCGGATTATCTAGAAATTTATTTCCTGAAAGCTCCACATTTATAATTCCATAGGTATTTAGCAAAACTCCATCTTCTTCTTGTGCACCGCATTTTGTAAAGCTACTGTTGGTTACCACTAAATTTCCCCCCACTGTAGATTCGTCATAGCCGCCCCTGTAGTAATCAATTACATTTTTGCCTACTTCTTTAAATTGACATGCATTAATTAAAATATTCTCGGCATTGTATTCACCACGATCATCAGTTTCCTCAGACAGTTCTATACCATTTGCACAGTTGGTAATTGCAGTAGATTTAAATTTAATGTACTCAGAGAACGAAAGTTTATAGGCTTTTAGCACATAATCAAAATCAGATATTTTAGAATCCACAACCGATAGGTTATAGAGACTGGACATATTGTTCTTTAAACTTGCAAAGGCATACTGCTCACCTGTTCCTTTTAGAATTAAATCTATTAGAGTAAGCTCTCCTTTTGGATTCATTTCAAAAGCTGGCGTCTTTTCTTGCCCGTTATATTGAATAATAGCTTTTTTACTTTTATCCTCAGACCGAATAGTCAGGTCCTTTTCAATCTTTAATGGCGTTTTAAGTTTATATCTATTTGAAGTCAAAACTATAGTATCCCCACTTTTTGCCTTTTGAATGGCTTTTGTTAATTGAGAAACCGAACCTACGGAATGAGTTTTGTTAACAACACTATTTGTCGCTTCAGAAGTAAACCAATCCGGACCGTATTGTGACCTATCCATAAGATTTGGTTTTTCCGATGGCGTTTCAACTATCGCTCCCACCGAATTTTTATCCTCCCTGAAATTTCCAAAGATATCCGTT
This genomic interval from Zobellia roscoffensis contains the following:
- a CDS encoding polysaccharide lyase 6 family protein, with product MKHLSEILSLIIITVTCSLATAQQIETVKSVEEFEEALQNVQPGESIVLANGVWTDAELLFEANGTAEKPITLTVEEKGKVTLEGASNLRIAGNHLIVRGLVFKNGYTPTNAVISFRKSREEMANNSRLTECVIDNFNNPERQVQDYWVTIYGKNNRIDHNHIVGKKNLGVTMIVGLDTEDSRENNHKIDHNYFGPRPTYGNNGGETLRIGTSHHALENSNTLVESNYFDRTNGEHEIISNKSCQNTFKYNTFFECTGTLTMRHGNETLVDGNVFIGNGKPSTGGVRVINETQTVTNNYHIGLTGYRFRGAFVMMNGVPDSPPNRYVPVINSKVNNNTFVNCDNILFGAGSDEERSQAPRTSEFSENIIYNETKKDIFTIDDDISGIIFKNNILGKNSETSIQKGFKNADIKLVKNEQGFLIPTSKKIKNKVTISPKIATKENTGTTWYSKADNSVALNSGKTIKVKAGINTLFDIVKKSEAGDIIELEEGGIYLLTKAVKINHPLTFKTKEAKKATILFERMMAFEIQNGGSLSLDNITFDGAKSPDYAGNSVISTSKNSMNDNYKLFINNCEFKDLVVNHSFDVLRVSKGTFADTISIQNSTFKKITGSIAALDKETDDIGAYNVEYFIMKNNTISELQGAALRLYRGGKDESTFGPFLEVDHNVFDNVGFGKKNKYKSAISLYGVQETDIKNNIFKDSKAIEMHLVVGEPIVKVRNNALSNSDEMVVTGDQKYFVENQWDLAPKFTDGSYSLSADSPLKGKATDGSDLGVK